The Stigmatella erecta genome segment CTTGCCCTTGAGGTAGCGCTCGTAGCTCGCGAGGAAGAACGCGATGCGGTGGTAAGGGCGCCCGTTCTTCAGGATCTCGTGCAGGGTGGGCAGGATGAAGCCGGAGATCTTCGAGCCGCCATCCATGCACAGCCGGGCCACCTGGTCGCCCACGGCGCGGTTGCCGAAGCGCTGGAGCAGCTTGGCCTTGTAGGCGGTGAGGTCCAGCCCGGGCAGGGACTTCAGCCAGTACCCCGCGTCGAGGTCGAGGAAGTCCTTCAGGTACTGGTTGAAGAGCCCGTCGTGCAGCACGTCGTCCACCTTGCGGAACCCGGCGAGGTAGGCCGGATAGGACAGCATGGTGTGCGTCGCATTGAGCAGGCGGATCTTCGCGTCCTCGTACGGCGTCACGTCCGGGGTGAGCATGACGCCCACGGCGTCCCACTCCGGGCGGCCGTCGCGGAAGTCATCCTCCAGCACCCACTGGATGAAGTCCTCGCAGATGACGGGGGCGGCGTCGTCCACGCCGGTCAGCTCGCGCAGCTTCTGCCGGGTGGCGTTGTCCGTGGCGGGGGTGATGCGGTCCACCATGGCGTTGGGGAAGCCCACCTCGCGCTCGATCCACGCGGCCAGCCCGGGATCCTTCGCCTGGGCGAAGGCCACGCACGCCCGGCGGGCCTGCACGCCGTTGTGGCGCAGGTTGTCGCAGGACATCACCGTGAAGGGCTTGTGGCCTGCCTTGCGGCGGCGGTCCAGCGCCTCGACGATGAAGCCGAACGCGCTGCGTGGCTCGCCCGGGTGCTCCAGGTCATACACCACGGAGGGGTGCTGGAGGTTGAACTGCCCGTGCTCGTCGATGAGGTAGCCGCCCTCGGTGATGGTCAGCGACACGATGCGGATGTCCGGCTGGCTGAGCCGATCCAGCACCGCCCGGGGGTTGTCCTGGGCGTACAGGTACTCGACCATGGCCTCGACGGCGCGCGAGGTGTGTGTGCCATCCGGCGCCATCTCGCTCACGGTGTAGAGCCCATCCTGGCGCTTCATCGCCGCGGCCATGGGCGCGTCCTGGGGCAGCAAGTTGATGCCGCACAGCCCCCACTGCTGCTGGCCGGGACGGGCCAGGCAGCGGTCGAGGTAGATGGCCAGGTGCGCGCGGTGGAAGCCGCCCACGCCGATGTGCGCGATGCCGGCCTTCACCTGGGTGCGGTCGTAGCCGGGGCGCACCACCGAGGCGGGGAGCGTGGAGAGGTGGGCCTGATCAAGTGGGTGCATGGTGGCGCTCAGGCAGGCTGGGGGTGGTAGATGGCCACGCCGTCGGCGTCGAACACATGGAAGCCGTTGGGCTGGAGCTGCACGCCGGCGGCGGCGCCCTGCGTGGCGGCGAGGTCGCCCGGGCCGCGGACCGTGAGCCGGCCCAGGTTGGGGACGTTGAGGTAGACATAGGCATCGCTGCCCAGCCGCTCGATGACGTCGATGCGGCCCTCCAGCGTGCCCTGGCTGGCGGGCGCCAGCGAGAGTTGCTCGGGGCGCACACCAATCGTCACGCGGCGGCCGGGCTGCCCCGCCGGCAGCGACGCGGGGGCGGGGATGGACTGCCCGCTGGCCAGCACCAGCGCGTTGCCCTGCTGGGTGGCCTCCAGGAAGGCCATCTGCGGGGTGCCGAGGAACGCGGCCACGAAGCGGTTGACGGGCCGGTGATAGAGCTCCTGCGGCGAGCCCTGCTGCTCGATGTTGCCCCCGTTGAAGAGGACCACCTTGTTGGCCAGGGTCATCGCCTCGACCTGGTCGTGGGTGACGTAGATCATCGTCGCCTTGAACTCCTGGTGCAGGCGGGCGATCTCCAGCCGCATCTGCGCGCGCAGCGAGGCATCCAGGTTGGACAGCGGCTCATCGAACAGGAAGATGCGCGGCTCGCGCACGATGGCGCGCCCAATGGCCACGCGCTGCCGCTGGCCACCGGAGAGCGCCGCGGGCTTGCGGTCGAGCAGCGGCTCCAGCTCCAGGATGCGCGCGGTGCGCTGCACCTTCTCCTCGATGACGCTGGGCTCCACCTTGGCCAGGTCCAGCGCGAAGGACATGTTCTGCCGCACGGTCATGTGCGGGTAGAGCGCGTAGGACTGGAACACCATCGCCAGGTTGCGCCGGGCGGGGGGCAGGTCCGTGATGGGCTTGCCATCGAGGAGAATCTCCCCGGTGGTGGCATCCTCCAGGCCGGCGATGAGCCGCAGCAGCGTGGACTTGCCACAGCCGGAGGGGCCCAGGAAGACGCAGAACTCATGATCCTCGACGCGCAGATCCACGCCTTTGATGACGCGGGTGTCTCCGAAGGATTTGGTCAGGGAACGGATGTCGAGAGTTGCCATGAAATGACCCCCAAAATTACTTAACGGCGCCGAAGGTGAGGCCGCGGACGAGCTGTTTCTGTGAGCCCCAACCGAGCACGAGAATCGGCGCGCAGGCGAGGGTGGAGACGGCGGAGAGCTTGGCCCAGAAGAGACCTTCCGGGCTGGCGAAGGAGGCGACCAGCGCGCTCAGGGGCGCGGCGTTCGTGGTGGTGAGGTTCAGCGACCAGAAGGCCTCGTTCCAGCTCAGGATGAGGGCCAGCAGCGCGGTGGACGCGAGCCCTCCGCGGCTGACGGGCAGCAGCACCCGGCGGATCTCCTGGAACGTGGTGGCGCCGTCCATGCGCGCCGCCTCGAGGATGTCGCGCGGGATGTCGCGGAAGTAGGTGTAGATCATCCACACCATGATGGGCAGGTTGATGAGCGCGAAGATGACGATGAGCAGGATGCGCGAGTCGAGCAGCCCCAGGTTCCGGGCGATGAGGTAGATGGGCACCAGCACGCCCACACCGGGCAGCATCTTGGTGGAGAGCATCCACATCAGGGTGCCGCGGGTGCGCAGCGAGGGGTGGAAGGCGAAGCCGTAGGCGGCCGGCACCGCCACCAGCATGCCCAGAATCGTGGAGCCGCCGCTGGTCAGCAGCGAGTTCCAGGCGAAGTGCATGTAGTCGCTGCGCTCCATGATCTCCCGGTAGTTCTCCAGCGTGGGCGTGAAGAGGAACTCCGGGGGCATGGAGAAGGCGCCCAGCTCGGTCTTGAAGCTGGTGAGCATCATCCACAGGATGGGGAAGAAGATGATGAGCGCGACGAGCCAGGAGGCCACCGCGCGCAAGGTTTCGAGGGTCCGGCGGCGTTGTTTCTGCTTGGACATGGGGTGTCCTCCTAGGCTTCGGTGAGCGACTTGCCGATGAGGCGGATCAGGAAGTAGGCGACGACGTTCGCCAGCACCACGGCGACCAGACCGCCCGCGGAGGCCGCGCCCACGTCGAACTCGAGCAGCGCCTGGGTGAAGATGAGGAAGGGCAGGTTGGTCGTGGCATCGCCCGGGCCGCCGCTCGTGGTGGTGAAGATCTCCGCGAAGATGTTGAGCAGGAAGATGGACTCCACCATCACCACCACCGCGATGGGGCGGGCCAGGTGGGGCAGCGTCAGGTAGCGGAAGACGGCGAGCGCGTTGGCGCCATCCATCTGCGCGGCCTCCTTCTGCTCCTGGTTCATCGACTGGAGGGCGGTGATGAAGATGAGCACCGCGAACGGCAGCCACTCCCAGGCGACGATGAGGATGATGGACAGCAGGGGCCAGTCGGAGAACCAGTTGACCGGCGTCATCCCCAGCGAGATGGACAGCCAGGCGAAGAAGCCTGACACGGGGTTCATCAGCAGGTTCTTCCAGACCAGGGCGCTGACCGTGGGCATGATGAAGAACGGGGAGATGAGCAGCATGCGCACGATGCCCTGGCCCCGGAACGGCGCATCCACCAGCACGCTGATGAGCACGCCGAACACCACGGTGATGGCCAGCACGCTGCCCACGAGCAGCAGGGTGTTCACCACGCTGGTGAGGAAGCTCGGGTAGGTGAAGAAGTAGGCGAAGTTCTCCAGCCCGACGAAGGACGTCTTACCGGGGTAGAGGAGGTTGTAGTACTGCGTCGAGAAGTACACCGTCATGGCCAGCGGGACGATCATCCAGACGAACAGCATCAGGACGGCCGGCGAGACCATGAGGCGTCCGGTACGTGAGGTGGGGCGAGCGCGCATCGCGGAGCTCCGGAGCGGGAAAGGGGATCAGCGCAAGGGGGAGGGACGGGCCTACTTCGGGTCGTAGTAGCCGGCGCGCTTCATGGTGCGCCGCACCGCGCCCTGGGAGGTGTGGAGGATCTTGTCGACTTGGGTGTTGCCCGCCAGGGCGCCGGAGATCTGCCGCCCCACGAGGCTGGCGACCGCCTGGAACTCGGGGATGGTGGCGAACTGCACGCCGACGTACGGCACCGGCTTGATGGACGGCGAGGTCGGGTCCGCGGTGAGGATGGCCTCCTGGGTCACCTTCGCGAACGGGGTGGCCTCCAGGTAGGCCTGGTTGGCGTAGGTGGACAGTCGCGTGCCGGGGGGCATGGCGGAGATGCCATAGCGCTGGGCGACGAGGCCGCCGTACTCCTGGGAGGTGGCCCAGAGGATGAAGTCGAGCGCTGCCTCCTGCTTACGGGAGCTCGCGGGAATAGCGAGCGCCCAGGTCCACAGCCACGAGCTGCCCTTGGCGGTCACTTGCCGGGGCGCCTTGGCGAAGCCGGCCTTGTCGGGCACCTGGCTCTGGGTGCGGTCGGTGACGAAGGCGCCGGCCACGCTGGCGTCCACCCACATGCCGCACTTGCCGGCGTTGAACAGGGCAAGGTTCTCGTTGAACCCGTTGCTGCTGGGGCCCGGGGGGCCGAACTTCGAGAGCATGTCGACGTAGAAGTTCACCGCCTTGTGCCACTCGGGGCTGTCGATCTCCGGCTCCCAGCGCTCATCGAACCAGCGCCCGCCGAAGGCATTCACCATGGTGGTGACCAGGGCCATGTTCTCGCCCCAGCCCGCCTTGCCGCGCAGGCAGATGCCGTAGATGCCGCGCGAGGGGTCATGCAGCTTCTCCGCGAAGCCCCGGATCTGCTCCCACGTGGGCTCCTCGGGCATGGTGAGCTGCTTCGCGGCGAACAGGTCGGTGCGGTAGTAGGTGATGGAGCCCTCGGAGTAGAAGGGCACGGCGTACAGGCGCCCGTCCACGCTGAGCTGCTTGCGCACGTTGGGCATCAGGTCATCGACGCCGTAGGAGGCGGGCAGGTTCTTCAGCTCGGTGAGCCAATTCTGCCGGCCCCACATGGGGGCCTCGTAGGCGCCAATGGTGATGACGTCGAACTGGCCGCCATTGGTGGTGATGTCGGTCGTCAGCCGCTGGCGGAGGGTGTTCTCGTCGAGCACCACCCAGTTGAGGCGCACGTCCGGGTGTTTGGCCTCGTATTCCTTGGCGAGCAGCTGCATGCGGACCATGTCGCCGTTGTTGACGGTGCCGATGGTCAGGAAGGTCTGGGCCTGGGCTGGGAATGTTCCCAGCAGCAGACCGAGGCCCAGGACAGTGATGAGCGCGTGGCCGAGCCTTGTCATGCGGCGACTCCGGTCGAGGGTCCCGGCACGCAGCATGCGGTGCGAGGGTGGGCCGTTTTATAAGGTCCCCTCACACGGGCCAACAACGTTGTTGAGGGAATGCAGGCCACGCTGCGCCGCCACCCTGGAAAGCGGAGGCCTACATGGGGCGCACGGCCGCTCCGGTCAGCCCTTCTTGAGCTTGCGCACGAGGTGATGGGCCACACGGAAGCTGTTGGCCACGATGGTGAGCGTGGAGGGCACGCTGCCGGCGCTGGGCATGAAGCTGCCGTCCACCACGTAGAGGTTGGGCACCTCGTGGGCCCGGCAATCCTTGTCGAGCACGGAGGTGGCCGGATCGTTGCCGAACCGGCAAGTGCCATGCTGGAGGATCGTGGTTTCTCCGGACAGCGTCCCTCGCTGGAGGCTGTCCGGCTCCATCCTCAGGAGCAGCTCCTCGCCCCGCTCCACGAGAAAACGGGTGGCGGCGAAGTCCATGGGATGCCGGTCCAGCGTGATGGCGGCGACGGGCAGGCCGTGCTTGTCCTTCACCCCCGGCTCCACCGTCACATACGTGCCGGGGGTGGCGAGGAACTCGCCGTAGACCTCGAACTGGAGGATGCGCGAGTCCCGGTACTCTCGCAGCTTGTCTTTCAGCGCCTTGCCGAAAACGCCGTTCGTGCCCTGGCCGGCGAGCCCCACGGCCGCGAAGATGGGGTTGGGATGGGCCCACATGAAGCCCAGCGTCCCGCCCTTGCGGAAGCCGAACCGCTCGTCCGGCATCAGGTAGAAGTCCTGGACGCTTCGGTTGATGAAGGGGCCTGGCGCCATCAGCCACGGGCGGGAAGGCTGACTCCGGGAGACGCGGAAGACGGCGCGG includes the following:
- a CDS encoding mannitol dehydrogenase family protein, producing MHPLDQAHLSTLPASVVRPGYDRTQVKAGIAHIGVGGFHRAHLAIYLDRCLARPGQQQWGLCGINLLPQDAPMAAAMKRQDGLYTVSEMAPDGTHTSRAVEAMVEYLYAQDNPRAVLDRLSQPDIRIVSLTITEGGYLIDEHGQFNLQHPSVVYDLEHPGEPRSAFGFIVEALDRRRKAGHKPFTVMSCDNLRHNGVQARRACVAFAQAKDPGLAAWIEREVGFPNAMVDRITPATDNATRQKLRELTGVDDAAPVICEDFIQWVLEDDFRDGRPEWDAVGVMLTPDVTPYEDAKIRLLNATHTMLSYPAYLAGFRKVDDVLHDGLFNQYLKDFLDLDAGYWLKSLPGLDLTAYKAKLLQRFGNRAVGDQVARLCMDGGSKISGFILPTLHEILKNGRPYHRIAFFLASYERYLKGKDERGEAYPIVEPNARPLLERVIQSDSPRTLIELTEVVGTQLPAHPGFVALYLQLRKKLDTQGVVATLKEIVAAGDTLPADAAS
- a CDS encoding ABC transporter ATP-binding protein, with product MATLDIRSLTKSFGDTRVIKGVDLRVEDHEFCVFLGPSGCGKSTLLRLIAGLEDATTGEILLDGKPITDLPPARRNLAMVFQSYALYPHMTVRQNMSFALDLAKVEPSVIEEKVQRTARILELEPLLDRKPAALSGGQRQRVAIGRAIVREPRIFLFDEPLSNLDASLRAQMRLEIARLHQEFKATMIYVTHDQVEAMTLANKVVLFNGGNIEQQGSPQELYHRPVNRFVAAFLGTPQMAFLEATQQGNALVLASGQSIPAPASLPAGQPGRRVTIGVRPEQLSLAPASQGTLEGRIDVIERLGSDAYVYLNVPNLGRLTVRGPGDLAATQGAAAGVQLQPNGFHVFDADGVAIYHPQPA
- a CDS encoding carbohydrate ABC transporter permease; the encoded protein is MSKQKQRRRTLETLRAVASWLVALIIFFPILWMMLTSFKTELGAFSMPPEFLFTPTLENYREIMERSDYMHFAWNSLLTSGGSTILGMLVAVPAAYGFAFHPSLRTRGTLMWMLSTKMLPGVGVLVPIYLIARNLGLLDSRILLIVIFALINLPIMVWMIYTYFRDIPRDILEAARMDGATTFQEIRRVLLPVSRGGLASTALLALILSWNEAFWSLNLTTTNAAPLSALVASFASPEGLFWAKLSAVSTLACAPILVLGWGSQKQLVRGLTFGAVK
- a CDS encoding carbohydrate ABC transporter permease, translated to MVSPAVLMLFVWMIVPLAMTVYFSTQYYNLLYPGKTSFVGLENFAYFFTYPSFLTSVVNTLLLVGSVLAITVVFGVLISVLVDAPFRGQGIVRMLLISPFFIMPTVSALVWKNLLMNPVSGFFAWLSISLGMTPVNWFSDWPLLSIILIVAWEWLPFAVLIFITALQSMNQEQKEAAQMDGANALAVFRYLTLPHLARPIAVVVMVESIFLLNIFAEIFTTTSGGPGDATTNLPFLIFTQALLEFDVGAASAGGLVAVVLANVVAYFLIRLIGKSLTEA
- a CDS encoding ABC transporter substrate-binding protein → MTRLGHALITVLGLGLLLGTFPAQAQTFLTIGTVNNGDMVRMQLLAKEYEAKHPDVRLNWVVLDENTLRQRLTTDITTNGGQFDVITIGAYEAPMWGRQNWLTELKNLPASYGVDDLMPNVRKQLSVDGRLYAVPFYSEGSITYYRTDLFAAKQLTMPEEPTWEQIRGFAEKLHDPSRGIYGICLRGKAGWGENMALVTTMVNAFGGRWFDERWEPEIDSPEWHKAVNFYVDMLSKFGPPGPSSNGFNENLALFNAGKCGMWVDASVAGAFVTDRTQSQVPDKAGFAKAPRQVTAKGSSWLWTWALAIPASSRKQEAALDFILWATSQEYGGLVAQRYGISAMPPGTRLSTYANQAYLEATPFAKVTQEAILTADPTSPSIKPVPYVGVQFATIPEFQAVASLVGRQISGALAGNTQVDKILHTSQGAVRRTMKRAGYYDPK